The Daucus carota subsp. sativus chromosome 2, DH1 v3.0, whole genome shotgun sequence genome includes a window with the following:
- the LOC108206027 gene encoding uncharacterized protein LOC108206027 — MMFKLKPLFVFSTLVVILAVSVTIFNTDHYKVVNFRLGLSRNYPLLKYLEGLFRKTRKDNEILGTPGSPYCVRWLAPILSGGGYSTEAWSYILALGGLDENVKMSIEQHGDLLNMEFWEGLPEEMRKLAVELHQTKCRLNETIIVCHSEPGAWYPPLFETLPCPEIGYGKYRIVIGRTMFETDRVNAHHVERCNRMDYVWVPTDFHVTTFVQSGVDPSKVVKIVQPVDWKFFDPVKYKPFNLPSKGTLVLGSRPAKKSDNHFVFLSVFKWEYRKGWDVLLRSYLKEFSEADGVSLYLLTNPYYTESDFGNKILEFVAGSDLKRPAHGWAPVYVIDSHIAQIDFPRIYKAADAFVLPSRGEGWGRPIVEAMAMSLPVIITNWSGPTEYMTKENSYPLPVERMSDVMEGPFQGHLWAEPSADKLQNLMRHVMSNPEEAKAKGRQAREDMINRYSPEIVAGIVRDHLQQIFEKTL; from the coding sequence ATGATGTTTAAATTGAAACCCTTATTTGTATTTTCAACTTTAGTTGTTATTCTAGCTGTTTCAGTCACAATCTTTAATACAGATCATTATAAAGTAGTTAATTTTAGATTAGGCCTTTCAAGAAACTACCCTTTGTTGAAATACTTGGAGGGGTTGTTTCGAAAAACCCGAAAAGATAATGAAATTTTGGGGACGCCCGGAAGCCCTTATTGTGTTCGATGGCTAGCTCCGATTCTTTCGGGTGGGGGGTATAGCACAGAAGCTTGGTCTTATATATTAGCGTTAGGGGGTTTggatgagaatgttaaaatgaGCATTGAGCAACATGGGGATTTGCTAAATATGGAGTTTTGGGAGGGTTTGCCGGAGGAGATGAGGAAGTTGGCGGTGGAGCTTCATCAGACGAAATGTAGGTTGAATGAGACGATTATTGTGTGTCATAGTGAGCCAGGTGCTTGGTATCCTCCGTTGTTCGAGACTTTACCGTGTCCGGAAATAGGGTATGGGAAATATAGGATTGTGATTGGACGGACTATGTTTGAGACTGATAGGGTAAATGCTCACCATGTGGAGAGGTGTAATCGGATGGATTATGTTTGGGTTCCTACTGATTTTCATGTAACTACGTTTGTACAAAGTGGGGTTGATCCGTCCAAGGTTGTGAAAATTGTTCAACCAGTTGATTGGAAGTTCTTTGATCCGGTCAAGTATAAGCCGTTTAACCTTCCCTCCAAAGGTACTCTGGTCTTAGGGTCAAGGCCAGCGAAGAAGTCGGACAATCATTTTGTGTTCTTGAGTGTTTTCAAGTGGGAGTATAGGAAGGGTTGGGATGTTTTGTTGCGGTCATACTTAAAGGAATTTTCTGAAGCTGACGGGGTTTCCCTTTATTTGCTAACGAATCCCTACTACACTGAAAGTGATTTTGGTAATAAAATTTTGGAGTTCGTTGCGGGCTCTGATTTGAAAAGACCGGCTCATGGGTGGGCTCCAGTTTATGTAATTGATAGCCACATAGCTCAAATCGATTTTCCCAGAATATATAAAGCTGCTGATGCATTTGTTTTACCATCCAGAGGGGAAGGATGGGGCCGGCCAATTGTGGAAGCCATGGCAATGTCTTTGCCAGTAATCATAACAAACTGGTCTGGACCAACAGAGTACATGACAAAAGAGAATAGCTATCCATTGCCCGTAGAGAGAATGAGTGATGTTATGGAAGGACCATTCCAAGGGCATCTTTGGGCCGAGCCTTCTGCTGATAAATTACAGAATCTAATGAGACATGTGATGAGTAATCCTGAGGAAGCAAAGGCTAAAGGTCGTCAAGCTAGAGAGGATATGATTAACAGATACTCTCCAGAGATCGTTGCAGGCATTGTGAGAGACCATTTGCAACAAATTTTTGAAAAGACGTTATGA